Genomic DNA from Candidatus Cloacimonadota bacterium:
GGGTAGCTCTGATTATGATCTGCAACGTAAGTTGCTGCATTTCATAGCTGATTTTGCTAATTGGGTTAATGCTCATAAAAAGAATTACCTGGAACTGAGCAGGGCTTTGATCAAAGCAGCCCATCCGGAGGAAACACCTTTGGTGGTAGATCCCTTTGCCGGAGGAGGCAGCATACCTTTGGAAGCTCTCAGAATTGGCTGCGATGCTTTTGCCAGTGATCTTAATCCTGTTGCCTGCCTTATCCTGAAGGTAATGCTTGAAGACATCCCCAAAAGCGGTCCTGAGTTGATAGATGAA
This window encodes:
- a CDS encoding DUF1156 domain-containing protein, which encodes MIPKECKRLAEVDFPIAEVSKHAVREKSIHHGHPSTLHLWWARRPLASSRAMLMALLLPDPCDPYCPGAFKEQARKLLPYVTGPVGSSDYDLQRKLLHFIADFANWVNAHKKNYLELSRALIKAAHPEETPLVVDPFAGGGSIPLEALRIGCDAFASDLNPVACLILKVMLEDIPKSGPELIDE